The following coding sequences are from one Diachasmimorpha longicaudata isolate KC_UGA_2023 chromosome 6, iyDiaLong2, whole genome shotgun sequence window:
- the LOC135164089 gene encoding mitochondrial nicotinamide adenine dinucleotide transporter SLC25A51, whose product MSAPPTWSRTEYSPIPSVSAAELEMEHTSAPTQEVTIGTLLKLTSNDTREFICGWGAAVINVTVTYPINKIIFRQILEAVPATTAVRQLSREGLGLLYRGILPPLCQKTLSLSIMFSVYEGSRTRLTILTHHPVFSKIIAANFAGGVEAILMPLERVQTLLQDWRYHGKFRNTPDAFKYLLSHHGVTECYRGLVPIVVRNGLSNLTFFTLRDLSKEMLGDDRTLFSNFVSGALIGGFTSTLFYPMNVIKIHMQSKIGGDFEKFGASLKDVWVSRNRSIRSFYQGVHLNYMRSFISWGVINAAYDFLKTLVF is encoded by the coding sequence ATGTCCGCACCCCCAACCTGGTCGAGAACGGAATATTCTCCAATTCCCTCGGTCTCTGCGGCTGAGTTGGAAATGGAGCACACGAGTGCACCAACCCAAGAAGTAACAATAGGCACCCTTCTGAAATTAACATCAAACGACACTCGTGAATTCATCTGCGGCTGGGGTGCAGCTGTGATAAATGTGACCGTGACGTACCCTATAAACAAGATAATATTTCGTCAGATACTGGAGGCAGTTCCCGCGACAACAGCAGTCAGACAATTATCGCGGGAGGGATTGGGACTCCTGTATCGTGGAATTCTTCCTCCCCTGTGTCAAAAGACCCTCTCCTTATCCATAATGTTCTCAGTATACGAGGGAAGTAGAACGAGACTGACAATACTCACTCATCATCCGgtgttttcaaaaattatcgctgcTAACTTCGCCGGCGGCGTCGAGGCTATTCTCATGCCCCTGGAGAGAGTCCAGACACTCCTCCAGGATTGGAGGTATCACGGTAAATTCAGGAATACCCCCGATGCATTTAAGTATCTTCTCAGTCATCATGGGGTCACCGAGTGCTACAGGGGTTTAGTTCCCATTGTTGTTAGGAACGGCTTATCCAATCTCACTTTTTTCACGTTGAGGGATCTGTCGAAGGAGATGCTCGGCGATGACCGAACTCTATTCTCTAATTTCGTGAGTGGAGCCCTCATCGGAGGCTTCACGAGCACTCTGTTCTACCCCATGAACGTCATTAAGATTCACATGCAGTCGAAAATCGGTGGGGACTTTGAGAAATTCGGCGCCTCTTTAAAGGATGTGTGGGTCAGCAGGAATAGGAGCATTAGGAGCTTTTATCAGGGGGTGCATTTGAATTATATGAGGTCTTTTATCAGCTGGGGCGTTATCAATGCTGCCTATGATTTTTTGAAGACActtgttttttaa
- the LOC135164087 gene encoding gamma-1-syntrophin isoform X2 — translation MRINATKMSTPIEEKIDQKLKVRTGMVTVSDGKSKPVPMRLHLSMEVLKLQREDLEAANHNKPPLDAKERMVQITRQKVGGLGLSIKGGAEHKLPVLISRIYKSQAADQCGQLFVGDAIIKVNGEYITACNHDDAVNILRNAGDIVVLTVKHYRAAKPFLQKNEKEEKLDNATNGDDEEEWASPNRRSGSPQSGHSRHGSNTSSSSTHLKKWVDVITVPLMMAYVTRYIFGTDKLRRNAFEVRGLNGARTGVIHCDDSAILSQWLKYITDNITGLTHLQMKLYNRNFGVGERIEYMGWVNEAVSNSNQPWQSYRPRFLALKGPDLLLFETPPCNIGDWSRCALTFKVYQTMFRVMRESENVDERQHCFLAQSPGKPPRYLSVETRQELLRVEAAWHTAVCSAVTHLKSKTFPVTFSGRTAGLTLEWTQGFTLSYEGLGEVAWRYKFSQLRGSSDDGKSRLKLHFQELDSIAIETKELECSQLQNLLFCMHAFLTAKVAAVDPTFLTSTTP, via the exons atgagaatcAACGCGACGAAGATGAGTACTCCGATCGAGGAGAAGATTGATCAGAAGCTCAAG GTCCGGACGGGCATGGTTACTGTCAGCGATGGCAAGAGCAAACCGGTACCCATGCGATTGCATTTGTCGATGGAAGTGCTCAAGCTACAGCGGGAAGATTTAGAG GCAGCGAATCACAACAAACCGCCGCTGGACGCTAAAGAGCGAATGGTGCAGATAACACGTCAAAAAGTTGGTGGACTTGGTCTGAGTATCAAGGGTGGAGCTGAGCATAAACTGCCAGTGCTCATATCACGAATATACAAGAGTCAAGCGGCAGACCAGTGCGGCCAATTGTTTGTTGGAGATGCAATTATCAAAG TAAATGGTGAATACATAACAGCCTGCAATCACGACGACGCTGTAAATATCCTCCGCAACGCCGGTGACATCGTAGTTTTGACAGTGAAGCATTACCGTGCAGCGAAGCCATTTCTCCAAAAGAACG AAAAAGAGGAGAAATTGGATAACGCAACGAATGGCGATGACGAGGAGGAGTGGGCCTCCCCCAACAGACGATCCGGTAGTCCTCAGAGTGGACACAGTAGACACGGATCAAACACATCCTCGTCGTCGACCCACTTGAAGAAATGGGTCGACGTCATCACAG TACCTTTAATGATGGCTTACGTCACACGATACATATTTGGCACTGACAAGCTGAGGAGAAATGCATTTGAAGTGAGGGGGCTGAATGGGGCGAGAACGGGGGTTATTCACTGCGATGATAGTGCTATACTCAGTCAGTGGCTCAAGTACATCACTGACAACATCACAGGGCTCACGCATTTGCAG ATGAAACTCTACAATCGTAATTTTGGGGTCGGCGAACGTATAGAGTATATGGGATGGGTGAACGAGGCAGTTAGCAACAGTAACCAGCCCTGGCAGAGCTACAGACCGAGATTTCTAGCTCTCAAGGGCCCCGATCTACTGCTCTTCGAAACACCACCT TGCAATATTGGAGATTGGTCTCGCTGTGCACTTACATTCAAAGTCTACCAGACGATGTTTCGCGTGATGAGGGAGTCGGAGAATGTCGACGAGAGGCAACACTGCTTTTTAGCACAGAGTCCTGGTAAACCACCACGTTACTTGAGTGTGGAGACGAGGCAGGAGCTGTTGAGAGTCGAGGCTGCGTGGCACACGGCTGTTTGTTCTGCTGTTACACATTTGAAG AGCAAAACTTTTCCAGTAACTTTCAGCGGAAGAACCGCGGGGCTGACACTTGAATGGACCCAAGGATTTACGTTATCCTATGAGGGACTCGGTGAAGTAGCCTGGAGATACAAATTTTCACAGTTACGTGGATCAAGTGACGATGGTAAGAGCAGGTTAAAACTGCACTTCCAAGAGTTGGACAGTATAGCTATAGAGACAAAG GAATTGGAATGCTCCCAACTGCAGAATCTACTGTTTTGCATGCACGCTTTCCTCACAGCCAAAGTCGCCGCTGTAGATCCAACATTCTTGACATCGACTACTCCGTAG
- the LOC135164087 gene encoding gamma-1-syntrophin isoform X1, which yields MRINATKMSTPIEEKIDQKLKVRTGMVTVSDGKSKPVPMRLHLSMEVLKLQREDLEQAANHNKPPLDAKERMVQITRQKVGGLGLSIKGGAEHKLPVLISRIYKSQAADQCGQLFVGDAIIKVNGEYITACNHDDAVNILRNAGDIVVLTVKHYRAAKPFLQKNEKEEKLDNATNGDDEEEWASPNRRSGSPQSGHSRHGSNTSSSSTHLKKWVDVITVPLMMAYVTRYIFGTDKLRRNAFEVRGLNGARTGVIHCDDSAILSQWLKYITDNITGLTHLQMKLYNRNFGVGERIEYMGWVNEAVSNSNQPWQSYRPRFLALKGPDLLLFETPPCNIGDWSRCALTFKVYQTMFRVMRESENVDERQHCFLAQSPGKPPRYLSVETRQELLRVEAAWHTAVCSAVTHLKSKTFPVTFSGRTAGLTLEWTQGFTLSYEGLGEVAWRYKFSQLRGSSDDGKSRLKLHFQELDSIAIETKELECSQLQNLLFCMHAFLTAKVAAVDPTFLTSTTP from the exons atgagaatcAACGCGACGAAGATGAGTACTCCGATCGAGGAGAAGATTGATCAGAAGCTCAAG GTCCGGACGGGCATGGTTACTGTCAGCGATGGCAAGAGCAAACCGGTACCCATGCGATTGCATTTGTCGATGGAAGTGCTCAAGCTACAGCGGGAAGATTTAGAG CAGGCAGCGAATCACAACAAACCGCCGCTGGACGCTAAAGAGCGAATGGTGCAGATAACACGTCAAAAAGTTGGTGGACTTGGTCTGAGTATCAAGGGTGGAGCTGAGCATAAACTGCCAGTGCTCATATCACGAATATACAAGAGTCAAGCGGCAGACCAGTGCGGCCAATTGTTTGTTGGAGATGCAATTATCAAAG TAAATGGTGAATACATAACAGCCTGCAATCACGACGACGCTGTAAATATCCTCCGCAACGCCGGTGACATCGTAGTTTTGACAGTGAAGCATTACCGTGCAGCGAAGCCATTTCTCCAAAAGAACG AAAAAGAGGAGAAATTGGATAACGCAACGAATGGCGATGACGAGGAGGAGTGGGCCTCCCCCAACAGACGATCCGGTAGTCCTCAGAGTGGACACAGTAGACACGGATCAAACACATCCTCGTCGTCGACCCACTTGAAGAAATGGGTCGACGTCATCACAG TACCTTTAATGATGGCTTACGTCACACGATACATATTTGGCACTGACAAGCTGAGGAGAAATGCATTTGAAGTGAGGGGGCTGAATGGGGCGAGAACGGGGGTTATTCACTGCGATGATAGTGCTATACTCAGTCAGTGGCTCAAGTACATCACTGACAACATCACAGGGCTCACGCATTTGCAG ATGAAACTCTACAATCGTAATTTTGGGGTCGGCGAACGTATAGAGTATATGGGATGGGTGAACGAGGCAGTTAGCAACAGTAACCAGCCCTGGCAGAGCTACAGACCGAGATTTCTAGCTCTCAAGGGCCCCGATCTACTGCTCTTCGAAACACCACCT TGCAATATTGGAGATTGGTCTCGCTGTGCACTTACATTCAAAGTCTACCAGACGATGTTTCGCGTGATGAGGGAGTCGGAGAATGTCGACGAGAGGCAACACTGCTTTTTAGCACAGAGTCCTGGTAAACCACCACGTTACTTGAGTGTGGAGACGAGGCAGGAGCTGTTGAGAGTCGAGGCTGCGTGGCACACGGCTGTTTGTTCTGCTGTTACACATTTGAAG AGCAAAACTTTTCCAGTAACTTTCAGCGGAAGAACCGCGGGGCTGACACTTGAATGGACCCAAGGATTTACGTTATCCTATGAGGGACTCGGTGAAGTAGCCTGGAGATACAAATTTTCACAGTTACGTGGATCAAGTGACGATGGTAAGAGCAGGTTAAAACTGCACTTCCAAGAGTTGGACAGTATAGCTATAGAGACAAAG GAATTGGAATGCTCCCAACTGCAGAATCTACTGTTTTGCATGCACGCTTTCCTCACAGCCAAAGTCGCCGCTGTAGATCCAACATTCTTGACATCGACTACTCCGTAG